The Coccidioides posadasii str. Silveira chromosome 3, complete sequence genome contains a region encoding:
- a CDS encoding uncharacterized protein (EggNog:ENOG410PTP3~COG:S~TransMembrane:1 (o12-32i)~BUSCO:11000at33183) has protein sequence MVLVTSGTISVAISSSIIGIFTVLLFLSGYVLQQQSVRNIKAALPRYTPATTPTFVATISPEPGWRREDGFANDKGNMFAPQGLKDTGPFDILPNYKLDSQQVPIGSSIDINLADRQAYLQVLSKPSAADICSTLLLAKILASNSTLATDRIIIYPESWDMSAPTANIAAALRILRTSSERYNVILHAIDMSDPRDRHPSITRLLKRASAKLKIYERILYLRAPGVAVDTGKLDRLMNIPEKDDLASEASSPSPWWRLLFDRHMKTRVRTWIPTELTVINADLPPAVLITSKYLRPGILSRRTHVLGSSIRSNHVNSVMGVLNGYKDGARQKEPAYVYFEKNKNRLQERSWEF, from the exons ATGGTCCTGGTCACCTCCGGCACCATATCGGTCGCAATATCATCGTCAATCATCGGGATTTTTACGGTTCTCCTCTTTCTATCAGGCTATGTGCTGCAGCAGCAATCAGTCCGCAACATAAAAGCCGCCCTGCCTAGATACACACCTGCTACCACTCCAACTTTCGTTGCCACAATCTCGCCAGAGCCTGGATGGCGGAGAGAAGATGGCTTTGCCAATGATAAAGGCAACATGTTTGCACCGCAGGGGCTCAAAGATACAGGTCCTTTTGACATCCTTCCGAATTACAAATTGGACTCCCAACAGGTTCCGATAGGCAGCAGCATAGACATAAATCTTGCCGATAGGCAAGCCTATCTTCAAGTTCTATCCAAACCAAGCGCGGCGGATATCTGTTCCACGCTCCTTTTGGCTAAAATATTGGCTTCAAACAGCACTCTTGCCACGGACCGAATAATCATCTATCCAGAATCATGGGACATGAGTGCCCCGACCGCCAATATCGCTGCAGCATTGCGCATCCTTCGAACATCTAGCGAGCGATATAATGTTATTTTACACGCAATAGACATGAGTGACCCAAGGGATAGACATCCCTCCATAACGCGCTTGTTGAAAAGAGCGTCGGCCAAATTAAAAATCTATGAGCGAATTCTGTATTTGCGGGCTCCTGGGGTGGCCGTTGACACGGGAAAGCTCGATCGGTTAATGAATATCCCAGAAAAGGACGATCTGGCATCAGAAGCTTCTTCACCATCGCCATGGTGGCGGCTGTTATTCGATAGACACATGAAGACTAGGGTGAGGACGTGGATTCCCACTGAACTAACTGTTATAAACGCCGACTTGCCGCCAGCTGTCCTCATTACATCGAAGTATCTTCGCCCTGGGATACTATCGCGCCGCACCCATGTACTCGGCTCGTCAATACGATCGAATCATGTGAATTCCGTGATGGGCGTGCTCAATGGCTACAAGGATGGAGCGCGCCAAAAAGAGCCGGCATATGTTTATtttgaaaagaataagaatcGATTACAGGAGCGAA GTTGGGAGTTCTGA
- a CDS encoding uncharacterized protein (CAZy:GT90~SECRETED:SignalP(1-18)~EggNog:ENOG410PVMW~COG:S~TransMembrane:7 (n4-16c20/21o93-113i141-160o166-186i207-228o234-258i286-307o313-330i)): protein MKSISLLLFSGVFTSLVAEGISISTRWKTDLRTEWLCWCGLFVALSAFRHHSSRSSGGTSSQIHDQPESANTTVSWKLWIAAFFLSVSRSLGLFFETNWLLPFVSSLVYLFLLQKSTGPESVLPIPGAASEQPTKSSSPSWFKAIGMTAVGLCASTLLSFASSAKMAPYIVSIGFVVSRTASFVLLSSNGNYGIRSNDEQSGTLRTIVRLEALAFRVLSITTIFMVVLPPRINLSLAAAGQALILALETAVVLLLILFGCTVSSSTLEAFSTTSVQSLIGTSPQSLTAATVSLVSVVQCLLGLPAYFRSQGQLIVLLLLLPSIIGIIRSIHHFPRPVVKNVPNPPQAGTSGMHPIERLAFEAEAAFKKTLSRQSETLEDAITEYIRRYHRAPPPHFDKWFEAARRQNFVLIDEFDIIMRGLEPFWGVSPSDLRGRVKSAFAAGDRSLIRFEVKGHRASYSMAEAAQWVGSQVRSWFTAEMLDTLSDFVFAVNCFDEPKMVVPHDILDKAIERARNNSVVQPSENEKLGQSVNFLKLGSQNPWDVLVLSCPVESPARQFSKPPSSYTMSELGFLSNVSMSKDVCFAPELRDLHAFLRHPETLNLAHSLFPIFSTAKPSSFQDVLYPAPWYDAKVDMHEYKEQEDMDWEEKEDTLYWVGSTTGGRTTMENWKFFQRQRLGLMVKDKDRTIQFMKKVKAPVGGEAAEAPYTWQAYNSTISEISSSLKVRISSVIQCDDDACKDQEAAFNTSSNRDSLGAGYLSRYNLDIDGNGLSGRYYRLLRSKSAVLKQTILQEWHDDRLAPWVHYIPVNMNLTDLPEMVRYLVHEPEGKELGKKVASNSREWMGKAFRKEDFKLTFWRLLLEYGRIMHDDRNDMKCC from the exons ATGAAGTCCATCTCCCTTCTTTTATTTAGTGGCGTTTTCACCAGCCTGGTCGCAGAGGGCATCTCTATCAGTACTCGGTGGAAAACGGACCTTCGGACGGAATGGCTGTGTTGGTGCGGGCTCTTTGTCGCTCTCTCGGCTTTCCGACATCATAGCAGCAGAAGTAGTGGAGGGACTTCGAGCCAGATTCATGATCAGCCAGAGAGCGCCAACACGACAGTAAGCTGGAAGCTATGGATTGCTGCCTTTTTCCTGTCTGTGTCGCGAAGTCTAGGATTATTTTTTGAGACAAACTGGTTGTTG CCTTTCGTATCCAGCCTGGTGTATCTGTTCCTGTTGCAAAAGTCGACAGGACCTGAGTCCGTGCTCCCAATCCCCGGGGCTGCCAGCGAACAACCCACAAAATCTAGCTCGCCATCATGGTTCAAAGCTATCGGGATGACGGCAGTGGGGCTTTGCGCTTCTACGCTCCTCTCTTTCGCCTCCTCTGCGAAAATGGCACCCTATATCGTTAGCATTGGATTTGTAGTTTCGCGGACAGCTAGTTTCGTTTTGCTTTCAAGCAATGGAAATTATGGCATTCGTTCGAATGATGAGCAGAGCGGAACGCTACGGACGATTGTTCGTCTTGAGGCGTTAGCTTTCCGAGTCCTAAGTATCACAACCATTTTCATGGTTGTGCTACCTCCTCGGATAAATCTTTCGCTTGCGGCCGCTGGACAGGCTTTGATTCTGGCTTTGGAGACAGCTGTTGTGTTACTTCTG ATTTTATTCGGATGCACGGTCTCCTCCTCGACTTTGGAGGCTTTTTCCACAACAAGCGTACAAAGCCTCATCGGTACTTCGCCTCAGAGTTTAACTGCAGCAACAGTCTCCCTGGTTTCTGTCGTGCAGTGTCTTTTAGGCTTGCCTGCATATTTCCGATCCCAAGGTCAGCTAATTGTCCTCCTTCTACTCCTTCCTAGCATCATTGGTATAATTCGTAGTATCCATCATTTTCCGCGACCCGTCGTGAAAAACGTTCCCAACCCACCGCAGGCCGGAACGTCCGGTATGCACCCTATTGAAAGACTAGCTTTTGAAGCGGAGGCTGCTTTCAAAAAGACGCTTTCGCGGCAGTCGGAAACTCTAGAGGATGCCATAACAGAATACATCCGCAGATACCACCGAGCACCTCCACCCCATTTCGATAAATGGTTTGAAGCTGCTCGCCGACAGAACTTTGTTCTGATTGATGAATTCGATATCATTATGAGAGGACTTGAGCCATTTTGGGGTGTATCTCCATCAGACCTTCGCGGTAGAGTAAAGTCCGCTTTTGCAGCCGGCGACAGGTCTTTGATACGTTTTGAGGTCAAAGGCCATCGAGCCTCGTATTCTATGGCTGAGGCTGCTCAATGGGTGGGATCCCAAGTACGGAGCTGGTTCACCGCAGAAATGCTAGACACTTTGTCCGATTTTGTTTTCGCGGTCAACTGCTTTGATGAGCCAAAAATGGTCGTCCCTCATGACATTTTGGACAAGGCAATCGAGCGCGCACGGAACAATTCCGTAGTTCAACCCAGCGAAAATGAAAAGCTTGGTCAATCCGTCAATTTTCTTAAGTTGGGGAGCCAAAATCCGTGGGATGTCCTGGTTTTGTCATGCCCAGTAGAGTCTCCAGCGCGACAGTTCTCCAAGCCCCCATCATCGTACACCATGTCGGAGCTCGGCTTCCTTTCGAATGTCAGCATGAGCAAAGATGTATGCTTTGCTCCTGAGCTTCGAGACCTACATGCGTTTCTTAGACATCCCGAAACGCTTAATTTGGCCCATTCGCTCTTCCCAATTTTCTCAACCGCAAAACCATCATCTTTTCAGGATGTTCTCTACCCAGCTCCGTGGTATGATGCTAAGGTCGACATGCATGAGTACAAGGAGCAAGAGGATATGGACTGGGAGGAGAAAGAAGACACGCTATACTGGGTAGGTTCCACCACAGGCGGACGTACAACGATGGAGAACTGGAAATTCTTCCAGCGACAGAGACTTGGCTTGATGGTAAAGGATAAAGATCGAACCATCCAGTTCATGAAGAAAGTGAAAGCGCCAGTGGGCGGTGAAGCTGCCGAGGCCCCTTACACATGGCAGGCGTACAATTCAACGATATCTGAAATCTCTTCATCCCTCAAAGTGCGGATCTCGAGCGTGATCCAGTGCGATGATGACGCATGTAAGGACCAAGAAGCGGCTTTTAACACATCGTCCAATCGAGACAGCCTCGGAGCGGGCTACCTCTCACGATACAACCTAGATATCGACGGCAATGGCCTAAGCGGACGATATTACCGCCTTCTTCGCTCAAAATCCGCCGTGCTCAAGCAAACCATTCTCCAGGAATGGCATGACGACCGCCTGGCTCCTTGGGTTCACTACATCCCCGTGAATATGAATCTGACGGATCTCCCGGAGATGGTCCGATATCTGGTCCATGAGCCGGAGGGCAAAGAGCTGGGAAAGAAAGTTGCCAGCAACAGCCGGGAATGGATGGGAAAAGCCTTTCGAAAGGAAGACTTTAAGCTGACGTTCTGGAGACTCCTTTTGGAGTATGGACGAATCATGCATGACGATCGGAACGATATGAAATGTTGCTAG
- a CDS encoding uncharacterized protein (SECRETED:SignalP(1-19)~EggNog:ENOG410PPA0~TransMembrane:1 (n3-14c19/20o486-506i)) has translation MNLTPLLWIACLRVGLVFGAANFAVPWSSTKYGPDGPWQAVKVSVGGVDETLRYNLQSTDLDLYPGSRYASQILVPEACEPHERDGICGKGGKWDITAKSTMAISWPGSYENPPMNQTSGECDFNIQGLTINDITVWNTSLVAVDNVTITTAKGITYGPPVGLLALGGDKTVQEFTTSSSRTGALRTYIYPGGLYDQDIIPSYSYTLQIGSAAHDYVGSLVFGGYDKGRIIGPYTTSAETTFRLLDIGIGVQTGGSPFPFKKKDNLLVTGTSSDDHVTVYPDATLPYMFLPAQTCEEIVKHLPVEWDSELSYYLWKTDDPLYKSITSSPAYLSFTFPPASGAEDNVVIKVPFALLNLTLESPITESPKIYFPCYPFSLTENDDNYHLGRAFLQAAFLGRNWLSKMTWLAQAPGPGSQLEGLGKQLEDIPDRANTLSYFDPEGQFQRSWENYWQPLERDLSPQSPESTPGPPTDDKDDSGLGTGAKVGIAIGAIVGALIILGAVFYFKRRSKRPVMGPSHTFTPVEQGKEQPIQYYGGPAVEIQGSEPTRYEMDAGTR, from the coding sequence ATGAATCTAACTCCTTTGCTTTGGATTGCCTGTCTTCGTGTCGGCTTGGTATTTGGTGCGGCAAATTTTGCAGTTCCATGGAGCTCGACCAAATATGGGCCAGACGGACCCTGGCAGGCAGTTAAGGTATCTGTGGGAGGGGTGGATGAAACTCTGCGTTACAATCTCCAGTCCACAGATTTGGATCTTTACCCGGGCTCAAGATACGCGTCGCAGATTCTGGTTCCCGAGGCATGCGAACCTCATGAAAGAGATGGAATCTGCGGCAAAGGGGGCAAGTGGGATATCACAGCGAAATCGACAATGGCCATCAGTTGGCCAGGCTCTTATGAAAACCCTCCAATGAACCAGACCAGTGGAGAGTGCGATTTCAATATCCAAGGGCTTACGATCAACGATATCACGGTGTGGAATACCAGCCTAGTCGCTGTCGACAATGTGACCATCACCACGGCAAAAGGCATTACCTACGGCCCACCCGTTGGCCTGCTGGCTCTTGGAGGCGACAAAACTGTACAAGAATTTACGACAAGCTCCTCGAGAACGGGTGCATTGCGCACTTATATCTACCCCGGAGGTCTGTATGATCAGGATATCATACCGTCGTATTCATACACGTTGCAAATAGGGTCTGCAGCCCACGACTATGTCGGCTCATTGGTGTTTGGCGGATACGACAAAGGAAGAATCATCGGGCCATATACAACCTCCGCCGAAACTACATTTCGCCTCCTCGATATCGGAATCGGTGTCCAAACCGGCGGCTCTCCATTCCCTTTTAAGAAGAAAGACAACCTGTTGGTTACCGGTACATCCTCCGATGACCATGTTACCGTTTACCCGGACGCGACATTGCCGTATATGTTTTTGCCTGCACAAACCTGCGAAGAAATTGTGAAGCACCTGCCAGTTGAGTGGGATTCAGAATTAAGCTATTATCTGTGGAAAACGGATGATCCTCTTTATAAGTCGATAACGTCGTCGCCTGCTTATCTTAGCTTCACCTTTCCTCCCGCGAGCGGTGCGGAGGATAATGTGGTCATTAAAGTTCCCTTTGCGCTACTAAATCTCACCCTCGAGTCACCGATTACGGAGTCACCGAAAATATATTTTCCATGCTACCCCTTTAGCCTCACAGAGAATGATGATAACTATCACCTTGGACGAGCTTTTCTCCAAGCCGCTTTTCTTGGGAGAAACTGGTTATCAAAAATGACATGGCTCGCGCAGGCTCCCGGGCCAGGCAGCCAGCTTGAAGGTCTGGGTAAACAACTTGAAGATATTCCCGACCGCGCCAACACACTTTCATATTTTGACCCCGAAGGCCAGTTTCAGAGATCATGGGAGAATTATTGGCAACCTTTAGAACGTGATTTATCACCGCAATCACCCGAATCGACGCCGGGCCCTCCGACCGACGACAAGGATGACAGCGGTCTCGGCACCGGGGCGAAGGTCGGCATTGCTATAGGAGCCATTGTAGGAGCTCTTATTATTCTTGGGGCCGTATTCTACTTCAAACGGCGGAGCAAGCGCCCCGTTATGGGGCCAAGTCACACGTTTACTCCAGTAGAACAAGGAAAAGAGCAGCCAATTCAATACTATGGGGGACCCGCAGTCGAGATTCAAGGCTCAGAGCCGACGAGGTATGAGATGGATGCTGGCACGCGGTAA
- a CDS encoding uncharacterized protein (EggNog:ENOG410PGUC~COG:S~TransMembrane:1 (o6-22i)) yields MDTSIFVFGGILVAITATYLFLHKTQRERLVYGLKTRGRKVSSAGTPPRDLAPEKQLSGPLYGDVLPPLRREALYDVARTGISVKDVLAPKDLGDSDVVRSILPLTANYRTCTEVKFTPPGFSTDEIRALGNFPDYATLSGIPLPSVYEEFDIDKALPRPYRPFRWNYHQTMSLTKMEPDWWLELENTYKSRVAHRKILHAKHGKSVLDRLPGSELACKELMEMVIQFLCARYPRYFSLSEDKRYFTNGILDTVEDLHTKDPLVFLMDNVPEDFGIMLRDDKTGNYVLRAGSICSSLGWNLSTKMGMQLHEIHEPIPDYKEKMQFSMDRYFAKMPTDKPIQRGSWGLEVEQPLFMPPGDPHELHRLSQSDSLQLSSCYLRVDWQTLRRLPLSGSIIFNFKALFTPVTEFRDEPGIPALVAKILREGKRNIMEYKNTWHVEHVVLPALDQWAKEQEEKGIIEKDWNVTTLEDSPYFKGWEEKWHRQQGF; encoded by the exons ATGGACACTTCAATCTTTGTTTTCGGGGGCATCTTGGTTGCCATTACGGCAACATATCTATTCCTCCATAAAACGCAGCGCGAGCGCCTTGTTTATGGATTAAAAACCCGTGGTAGAAAGGTTTCATCGGCAGGAACTCCTCCTCGAGATCTTGCCCCTGAGAAGCAGCTTTCCGGCCCACTTTATGGGGATGTTCTACCGCCCCTGCGCCGGGAAGCACTGTACGATGTTGCTAGGACCGGCATTTCAGTTAAAGACGTCCTCGCTCCGAAAGATCTGGGCGATTCCGATGTGGTACGATCGATTCTGCCACTGACAGCAAATTATCGGACTTGTACGGAAGTTAAATTTACTCCCCCAGGATTCTCCACCGACGAAATTAGAGCTTTGGGGAACTTCCCCGACTATGCTACTCTGAGCGGTATTCCTTTGCCGAGCGTTTATGAGGAGTTCGATATCGATAAAGCTCTGCCCAGACCATATCGACCATTCCGTTGGAATTATCATCAAACTATGT CGCTCACGAAGATGGAGCCAGATTGGTGGCTTGAACTCGAGAATACATACAAGAGCCGTGTTGCGCACCGAAAAATATTACATGCCAAACATGGCAAGTCTGTTCTCGATAGACTTCCGGGTTCTGAGCTGGCGTGCAAGGAGCTCATGGAGATGGTGATACAGTTCCTCTGCGCCAGGTACCCACGATACTTTTCTCTTTCGGAGGACAAAAGGTATTTCACAAATGGCATTCTTGATACAGTCGAGGACCTTCATACGAAGGACCCCCTTGTTTTCTTGATGGATAATGTCCCTGAGGACTTTGGGATAATGCTGAGAGACGACAAAACTGGAAACTATGTCTTACGGGCAGGGTCGATATGCTCTTCCCTGGGATGGAATTTGAGTACGAAAATGGGCATGCAGCTACATGAGATCCACGAGCCTATTCCAGACTATAAGGAGAAGATGCAGTTCTCTATGGATCG GTACTTTGCCAAAATGCCAACTGATAAGCCCATCCAGCGTGGCTCATGGGGACTTGAAGTCGAACAACCGCTCTTCATGCCTCCTGGTGACCCTCATGAACTCCACCGACTTTCCCAGTCCGACTCCCTCCAGCTCTCTTCTTGCTACCTTCGCGTCGACTGGCAAACTCTCCGTCGTCTCCCACTCTCTGGCTCCATCATATTTAACTTCAAGGCACTTTTCACGCCTGTAACAGAGTTCCGTGACGAGCCAGGCATTCCAGCGCTTGTGGCGAAGATTCTGAGGGAGGGGAAGAGAAATATTATGGAATATAAGAATACATGGCATGTAGAGCATGTAGTGTTGCCAGCCTTGGACCAGTGGGCGAAAGAGCAGGAGGAGAAAGGTATCATTGAGAAGGACTGGAATGTTACGACTCTGGAGGATAGTCCATATTTTAAGGGATGGGAGGAGAAATGGCACCGCCAGCAAGGGTTTTAA
- a CDS encoding uncharacterized protein (EggNog:ENOG410PMVF~COG:A~BUSCO:13110at33183) produces the protein MATHRADASALLDNRGYTGPLVRGVNPATLFEKAVRDRITDSYYWKEQCFGLNAATLCDRAVELGYIGGTYGANQKPTPFLCLAFKLLQLAPEREVVLEYLNFHDPAEDDDDNGDEDDGDGAAVLKSVGDFKYLRALAAFYIRLTFEPVEVYNVLEPLLSDYRKLKRRTKDGFVLTYMDQFVDDLLTKDRVCGTSLWKLPARRILEDLDMLEERVSPLGEELEDIDRDSDQDENGEVSERESQRGDD, from the coding sequence ATGGCTACCCACCGCGCCGATGCCAGCGCCCTCCTCGACAACCGTGGCTATACCGGCCCCTTAGTCCGCGGCGTCAATCCCGCCACTCTCTTCGAAAAAGCCGTCCGCGACCGCATCACAGACTCGTACTACTGGAAAGAGCAATGTTTCGGCCTAAATGCTGCCACTCTCTGCGACCGAGCTGTTGAACTTGGTTATATTGGTGGAACGTACGGTGCCAACCAGAAGCCGACGCCGTTTCTCTGTCTAGCGTTTAAGCTGCTGCAGCTTGCGCCGGAAAGGGAGGTTGTGCTCGAATATTTGAACTTTCATGACCCGGCagaggatgacgatgataatggtgatgaggatgatggtGATGGAGCAGCGGTGTTGAAGTCAGTGGGGGATTTTAAGTACCTACGTGCGCTTGCGGCCTTTTACATTCGGTTGACATTTGAGCCGGTAGAGGTATATAATGTTCTTGAGCCGTTGTTGTCGGATTATAGGAAGctgaagagaagaacaaaGGATGGGTTTGTCTTGACGTATATGGATCAGTTCGTGGACGACCTGCTTACCAAAGATCGCGTATGTGGTACAAGTCTGTGGAAGCTGCCTGCCAGGCGGATTTTGGAGGATTTGGATATGCTGGAGGAGAGAGTGAGCCCACTGGGCGAAGAGCTAGAAGATATCGATAGGGACAGCGACCAAGATGAGAACGGAGAAGTGAGTGAAAGGGAATCGCAACGGGGAGATGATTGA
- a CDS encoding uncharacterized protein (SECRETED:SignalP(1-24)~EggNog:ENOG410PPTS~COG:G,O~TransMembrane:1 (n4-16c24/25o175-197i)~BUSCO:14038at33183): MASALFFVFLYVLTFLQSSTPVKGIELLYCSPLNTGSDFDTVISDFQSNGRCRETCIGKYSFAILQGKSCWCSDAVPGDITDVSDCSDSCPGYPKDKCGSVRKRLYGYIQLDKRPTTTIAGSTTSLTTNPTSSETSSVSTQTIPGGIATITIPNNTPVHTSDPQADSSNLNGGQIAGIVIGSLAGFGIIIALIFLIVRAHRRRERQRSQRNELFNPFHEPAVPTPVFRPHLTTEKPPAQSFLRVPNSRDTRLKNGIYPNGSRRSNVSLQDHQDYSRPVLRLTNPDPPSSD; encoded by the exons ATGGCATCGGCTCTGTTCTTCGTGTTCTTGTACGTTCTCACCTTCCTTCAATCGTCAACTCCAGTCAAAGGGATTGAATTACTTTACTGCTCTCCTCTTAATACTGGATCCGACTTCGACACTG TTATCAGTGACTTCCAATCAAATGGACGATGCCGTGAAACGTGTATCGGTAAATACTCGTTTGCAATTCTGCAAGGTAAATCTTGCTGGTGTTCGGATGCCGTTCCTGGAGATATCACGGATGTCAGCGACTGCAGCGATAGTTGCCCTGGATACCCCAAGGACAAATGTGGAAGCGTGAGAAAAAGACTCTATGGATACATCCAACTTGACAAAAGACCAACCACCACCATAGCCGGATCGACCACCTCGTTG ACCACCAACCCTACCAGCTCCGAGACTAGCAGCGTGTCAACTCAGACTATTCCAGGAGGGATCGCGACGATAACGATCCCAAACAATACTCCTGTTCACACGTCTGACCCTCAGGCTGACAGCTCAAACCTTAACGGAGGCCAGATTGCAGGAATCGTCATCGGTTCTCTGGCTGGCTTTGGTATTATTATTGCATTAATCTTTTTGATCGTCCGCGCCCATCGTCGTAGGGAACGACAGCGATCACAGAGAAACGAGCTTTTTAACCCTTTCCACGAACCGGCAGTCCCAACTCCCGTTTTTCGCCCTCACCTTACTACCGAAAAGCCGCCAGCTCAATCGTTTCTCCGAGTTCCAAACTCTAGAGACACACGCCTCAAAAATGGGATTTACCCAAATGGAAGCCGCCGTAGTAATGTGTCTCTGCAGGATCACCAGGATTATTCTCGACCTGTCTTGCGG TTAACCAATCCCGATCCCCCAAGCTCTGATTAA